A single Cannabis sativa cultivar Pink pepper isolate KNU-18-1 chromosome 7, ASM2916894v1, whole genome shotgun sequence DNA region contains:
- the LOC115697814 gene encoding non-specific lipid-transfer protein 1, whose product MAMKNLACVMIMVVVVVVANSPSAMAALTCGQVVGSLSPCITYAKGNGAGKPPGGCCSGISAVNNMAKTTPDRQTACRCLKSAASQIPGINYNLVASLPSKCNVNIPYKISPSTNCDSIR is encoded by the exons ATGGCAATGAAGAATTTGGCATGTGTGATGATAAtggtagtggtggtggtggttgcTAATTCCCCGAGTGCGATGGCTGCCCTAACTTGTGGACAAGTAGTAGGGAGCCTTTCGCCGTGCATAACATATGCTAAGGGTAACGGTGCTGGTAAACCACCGGGAGGGTGTTGTAGCGGGATTAGCGCCGTCAACAATATGGCCAAGACCACACCCGATCGCCAGACTGCTTGTAGGTGCCTCAAAAGCGCTGCAAGCCAAATCCCGGGCATCAACTACAACCTTGTTGCTAGCCTTCCTTCAAAGTGCAATGTCAACATTCCTTACAAGATTAGCCCTTCCACCAACTGCGACAG TATCCGTTAA